In Actinoplanes lobatus, the DNA window ACGGGCGACCCAGCCACCGCTGCCCGAGTCGGACGCGAGCCGGAAGCGGCGGGGCTGGCCGGCGCCGATCAGTACCGTGGCGGCCGCGATCCTGGCGGCGGGGTCGCTGGTGTTCGCTGTTCACCAGACACCCTCAGCAGGAGGAGGAGACCCAGTACCCGTAATGCTCCCGGAACCAGTACCGGTGCGGGTGCTCGCTCCAGCGGAGCCGGCTGGGCTCATCGTCCGGGACGGCGATCTCGTCGAGGCGAGCGGCCCGGTCGAGGAAGGGGAGCTGTGCGCGCCGGCCATGGTCCCGGTTTCGCTCGGCAAGATTCGGGTGAACATGGTCCAGCTGACACAGCCGCTGTACGACAAGTTCGCCGTGATCGGCCTCGACCACCTGATCCTCGACCCGTGGATCCGCCCGGTCGGCCCGTAGCTCGTCACCATGCGGCGGATCGTGAGCTCCGGCGTCTCCGGCTCAGGCAGACACAGGTAGGGCGTCGGCGTTCGGATTTGCGTCACGGTTACGCCAGGGCGAACGCCGCAGTCGACACGGCAGGCCGTTCCGGCCGAACAGGCGTACGATGAGAGTATTCCGGAATCGACGACATCCGTTCTTGAGGTGCCCGCCACACCGGCCCACCGCTCAGGGGATGTCATGTTCGACGACCGGCACCACACTCGAATCCCATCTGCTCATTCCACGACCTCGCCGCCGCAGGCCGAGGTCGTCGCGCCCGCGGCGTCGCCGACGGGTCGGGTGCCCCGCACTCGCGCGGGTTCGACGTGGTCCGGCATCTGTGCCGCCGCGTTGCTGTCCGTGGTGCTGATCGTCTTCATCGGGCAGAACAGCCGTAGCGTGCAGGTCAATTTCCTGGGAATGGGCGGCAGCCTGCCGCTGGCCCTGGCGCTGCTGATCGCTGCGGCCGGCGCGGCGATCCTGGTCATGGTGGTCGGCACGGTCCGGATCGCCCAGCTACGTCGGCTGTCCAGCCAGCGCCGCTAGCAAGACCAGCGCCGCTGGACCGACACCCGGGTACGACACCCCGAGGTTCGGCACCCCTTTTTAGACCACCACACCCCCACCAGCCCGCCGCCGGTTCGACCCGCGGGTGGACATCGGCGGCAGGCGGAAGGAGTCGACCATGAAAGTCACGACTACCGACGCACACATGACCGTCGTCTCGGTGACGCCGCCATCCGTACTGATGGCCGAAGGTCGCTGGCGCAACACGCGCACCGCCGGCCGCTGCATCAAACCCGGTTCCGCCGCCGTCGCCGCGGTGGCCCGAGCTACCCGACGTCACCCTGCCAAGACGCTCACGATCCCGCATTAGATCAACTTGGCGGCTCATCGCACGTACGTCAGCAACGCCCTGTTTCGGAGCAGCACACACCCAGCCCGCCGCCGGTTTCGACCCGCCGGGTGACATCGGCGGCGGGCGAAGGAGTCGACCATGAAAGTCACGAATGTCCACGCACACACGAGCATCGTCTCGGCGACGCCACCGTCCGTTCCGCGGCTGCGCCTTGAGCCCACCGGCTCCCGACGCACCATGCTCGACGGCGCCTGGTGGCCACGCAGCACCGATCCCATCGCCGAACTACCCGGCCTGGTCCTGGCCATCGACAAGATTCGCGGCCCGGTCACCCGGCTCGTGCTGGCCGCCGGAGGCTGGGACAACCACCCCCGCCGCCTCAGCGTGCAGGGCAGGGTGCTCCGGCTGGGCTACTTCACCAGCCAACCGCTCAGCCTGCTGACCGCGATCTGCGACCGCAACGAACGCGTCGATCTGCTCGTCGTCGCACCCGGCACCGCAAGCGGCACCGCCGACACGGCGATGATCCTGGCCGCCACCACCACCAACCGCGTCCAGGCCCGGCACATCGTCCACGCGGTCAGCACACCAGCCGCCCGAGCAGCCGTCGACAATGCACCCGAGGACGCATGGGAAACCGACGGCGGCCGGCGCGCCCCGGCAGAGCACAAGGTGCCTGAGCCGGCCGGGCGTGAACGGTAGTAGCCGAGTCACGCCGCGCGTCGCCGGCCACGCAGGCTGGACGGGCCGGACGGTCCGCCGGAAACGGAGGAGGTGGTCGATGCATGACAGCGCAGGCGACAGGCCGCTGAACCCCGGCCCCCATGGATGGCATCGGAACGCGTGACTGGCGTCCATCCATCCCCATCGCAAGGGGGCGGGGCTTCGGCGCGCCAGGAGCAGCTCCTGTGCCGGGCCCGGCACGCCGCCGAACAGAACACCATGGATGCCCACGCCTTACCCGGCAACCGCCCGCCACAGACCGGATACCGCCGCTGCGGGGTAGCACTTTGAATCCGACCTGGTTCGGCGCTTCTTGACGACCTCGAAGGTGAGGTCGAAATCGTTGCGGGCCCGCCTTGTCGGCCTCGACGGGGTGTCAGGTCAGGAGCGAGCGGACGTCGCGCACCACCTCCGAGACGCCGACCGGATCGAGGGCGGTCAGCTCGCCGCTGATGGCGGTCAGGCTCTGTGGCAGGTCCGGCTCCTGCCAGTGGTAGCCCGGCCCGAACACCAGCTCGATCGTGACGTCGCCGGGCCAGTCGCGCAGCAACGAGCCGTGGCCGTGGCCGAAACGCCAGCCGCGGGCGGTCAGCGCGTAGATCCGGCGGCTCTCGACCGTGCTGCCGACGACGGCGTCCACATCGAGGTCGCCGAGCGTGAACACCTCCCGGCCGACCTGCGGGAACGGCTGGATGATCGCGTAGTCGGCGAAGACCTCCGCCCAGCCTGCCCCGTCGGCGCCGAAGTGCCACGGATGCGCCACCCCGACGGCCGCCGCCGGATCGAGGGTCCACGTCTTGTCGTCGATGTCGGCGAAGGTGCGGTCCTCAGCCGCACGGAAGGTGGCCGCCACCCGGCCCTGCCCGTCGAACGCCGCCCACACCAGGCGGCGGGTGAGCTGCCAGTGCAGCGGATGGTCGACGAAGAGCCGGCGGAAGTCTGCGCCGGTCCAGCGACGGCCCATCGCCATCGCCTCCTCGAGGGCGCGGGCCCGCTCGCCGGCGATGGTCCTCAAGTCCTTCCTCAGCTCGGTGAACCGGCGCTGGGCTGCGGCGGCGAGCTCCGCGTCGTCGGTGGCGGCCGGGCGCGGCAGCCGGGTCAGCCGCTTGCCCTGGGCGTCGGTGACGGACGGCTGGAACTGCTCGTCGAAGCCGACGGTGAACCGGCGCGGCCCGTAGTCGAGGACGGCGCGACCGTCCGCGTCGAGACCCAGACCGGGCACGATCCGGTCGGCCAGCTCCTCGGGCCGCAGCCCACGGGCAGCGGCCACCTCGTCGAGATGCTCCGCGGCGAACTTGCGGAAGCCCTTGCTCTTCGCCTTGCGCGCCAGCCGGTCGAGTTGGGTGAGCGCCGTGTCGGTGCCGATCGCGGCGATCACCGCCATGCCGGTGCGGACCCGCATGGTGGCGCCCGTCCACTCCGCGAAGTGCGCCACCAGCGGCGCCACGACGTCGTCGTCGCCGAGCACGGCGAGCGCCACCATCGCCATGTTGCTCCGCGAGGGGTATTGGGCGGCCTTCCACTGCTCGAAGATCGCCCACGCGAAGGCGGCCAGGGTGGCCCGTTCACATACTGTGCTGACCTCGGCGATCCCAGGATGCGCCGCGCTGATCTTCGACGCGGCGAGCAGCCCGCACAGATTGCGCACCGCGTCGGGCGAGAGCGGCCCGCCGCCTTCGCGCAACGTCACGATGGGCAGTGTCGGCAGAACCAGCCACTCCGGAAGGCTCGGCGCCCGCATCGGCCTGCCGTCAACGCGGCGCGGCGGCCCCGCCAGCACTTGCGGTGTCACGGCCGACCCCGCCACAAGCGCGGCGCCGCTCGATGTCGCCGGGCCGCTCGCCACCGAGCTGTTCGACGTGGCCGGGCCGTTCGATGCCGGGCTGGTGGAGGTTGCCGGGCCGCCGGCGGTGGCGGGGGTGATCGTGGTGGCCGGTGGCAGCCGCACCGGGCCGGTGATCGCCTCCACCCGGGCGCGGGCCTCGTCGTCGAGGTCGGGAAGTGTCTCCGCGACCGCCTGCGGATAGGCGAGAACATGGTTGCGCAGCAGTTCGGCGACGGTCTCGTCGGCTGCCTTGGCCGCCAGCACCCGCAGCGCCAACCGCGGGTCCCGCTTGGCGGCGGTGAGCAGCGCCGGCCGGAAGTGTCTCCGCTCGACGCGGTCGACGATCCGGCCCAGAGCCTCCTCGGTCGGGATCGCGGCCAGCGTGCTGATCGCCTTCTTCAGCTCATCGGCGCTGTCGAGGTCGGGCCGGTCCCACCGCTCGTGGTTGTCGAGCACCTCCGCCCAGGCGGCCCCGATGCCCGCGCCGCCGGTGGCCACGATCTCTTCGGCGCGGGCCCGTGCCGCGGCCGGAAGGGAGCCGGCGACGGCCGGCAGCAGCCGCGGCTCGGTGAGCAGGTGGAACCCGAGGATGCCGGTGAACACCGGGTGGGACTCCTCGGCCTCCAACTCGGCGAGGACACGCAGCGCCCGCACCGGGAATCGGGTCAGCACCTTGGTCTTCAAGGCCAGGCCCGGACGAGGCTTCAGGGTCACGACCTCCCGGAAGACCATCCGGATGGCGTCGTCGGAGGGCACCTCGGCGAGCAGCCGGACCGCGTCCGGGTGGAGCCGCTCCCGGTTGATCCACTCGTCCTCGTGGAGACGCAACAGTTTGCGGTAGAACGGATCGCCGAGCAGGGCGACGACGGCGGCCGGCCCGACCGCGTCCAGCACCGTGCCGACCACACTGTGGTCCTTGTAGCCGTGGAAGCGGCCGGGCAGTGCGCCGCTGAGCAGGGCCAGCTGGTCGAGGGTGCCGACGGCCAGGAGCAGCAGGTCGGACAGGTGCCGGTGGTCGCCCCAGCTGAACTCCTCACTGCGGTCCGGTGCACCGGGCCAGCCCGCGGCGGTCGCCGCGCAGTCCTCCTCCACCCAGGTTGTCTGTGTGGGCACCAGGTAGGACGTCACGATCCGCCCGACCGGGGAGCTCCGGTACCCGGAGAGAATCCGGCAGGCCTGGTCGTAGTCGCTGTCGGGCGCGGTCGCCAACTGCGCCCGCAGGACGCGCGCTACCCGTGCGAGGTCATGCATGTCCTCGCCGCGCCACAGCCGCTCGTAGGTCTTCTCCGGGGCCGGGTCGATCGCCCACAGCGTGCCGTCAGCGACCAGCCGTGTCATCTCTCCGACGGCCCGAACCGCGAACACGAGCCCGAACCGGGACACCCACGCGTGCACGAGCCGCTCGCCCATCGCGTAGATGGTCGGGCGGGTGAGCAGGGCGGCCGCCGCGGCCGCACGTGGGTCCGGCTCGCCATCGGGACCGCCGGGGGCGCGCCAGCCGTCCAGATGTGCCTCGCCGGCCGTGAGCAGCTCCGCGTCGTAGATCACCGCCCGGTCGCGGACCCGTTGCATCGCCTGCACCACGTCGGGGCCAGCCAGCGAGGCGCGTAACCGGTCGACCGCGTCGCCGGGAATCCCGTGACCGGGAACGGCCGGCCCACCCCGGCGCGGGCGCAGCTCCCGGCGCCACGCCTCGGGCAGCGCCCAGGTGTCCTCATCGGGCAGTACGAACCTACGCATCGCGAATCCTCTCCCAGATCCGTCTCCGGTGCCGCGAAGGTTAGCCGCCCGGTACGACAGGAACGGGCGTTGTCCACAGGCGGCAAAACGGTTGGCCGCGGCGACTCGGGCCGTGCAATGACCTGCGCCTGGTCAACTGGCTAGAGCATTCAGCTTTCCAGCGTGTCGGCTTTCCCGACGGACTGCCGGCCGGCTCGGAGGTGTATACCCTGGACCGGCTCGCCGAGCTGATCCCCGCGTGTCGACGGCAGCCGAGGCCATGCAGGCGCTTCCTTGTATTTCCGTTCGATTCGGGAGTCCCCGCGCGAGCGGGGAAACCTGGCAGACAGCGCCCGCGCCCTCCTCGGTGCAGCCCTGACGGGCGCACACGTCGCACCTACGGGCCTGGGTCGAAAGGTTGAGATGAGCGTTTCCCTTGCGGTCCTCTGGGATCGCTATCTGGCCTACGCCGATCGGCAGGATGCTGAGCCGGTGCTCGATGCCCAGACCCGGCGCGATGTCAAGGAATTGCTCGACGCGCCGATGTCCGTCGCAGAGATCTTCACCGTGGCGTCCGTCTGTTGGCTGCGTTTGCAGCTGCTACCGCCCGACCGGCGGCAGTGGGATGTCACCGTCGCGCTCTCCGCGTTCGCATCACTCGCCGAGAACGACGGTGACCTGGTTCCGCGTGAGCTGGTGGCCTGGCTGAACGAGATGGACGGGCCACACGCCGTTGAACTCGACCGGTTGCGCGCCTTGCCGCCCTCGGCCGACGCCACCCCCCTCCAACACGCCATGATCGGCGAGATCCTTCTGCACGATGCGGTGCATGACGCGGATCAAGCAGCCCTGGTCCGGTCCGCTAAGCACCTGACCGACGCCGCAATGGGGGTCTCACCTGGGCACCCGGCGGCATCCGCGGTCCACGCGAACGCGGCCCTCGCGTACGCCACACTTTACGAGCGGTACGGTGCTGCCGGAGACGGGGATGCCGCGTTGGGGGCCGCCCGGCTCGCCGTCGAAGCCGCCGTAACCGGTGAGGACCAGTTCATCGGGCGGCTGCGACTCGGTCTCGTCCAGCAACTGCGGTACGACCGAACCGGTCATCCCGCGGACCTCGCTGAGGCAGTCGAGGCGAACCTGCTGGCCCTACGTGCCGTCCCTGAGGGACACCCGGCTCGAGGCGGGCTGCTGTCCAACCTCAGCGTTATGACCCGGCTCTGGTTCGAGCTGGACGGGCAGCGGGACCGACTCGACCAAGCGATCAGCTTCGGCCGGGCGGGGGCGCGGGAGGCGGTGGGCACTGCCGATGAGCCGGGCGCGCTCTCCAACTGCGGCCTGGCGCTTCGCCTCGCCTTCAACGTGACTCAAGCGGACGAGTACCTCGAGGAAGCGATCGACCGTTTCCGCCGGGTGCTCGAGATCGCCCCGCTCAGCACGAATCTGGCCGGCTGGACATCCAATCTCTGCACTTCTCTGATCGTCCGCTTCCAGCGGCACAACGAGCAGGCCGACATCGAAGAGGCCGTCTCGACTGCCCGCCGGGCTCTCGAAGCCAGCCGTCCCGGGCACCTGCATCACGCCGCGATCCTTGCCAACCTTGCCGGGGCCCTTGCCTCGGCCGGAGAGGACGCTCTGGACGAGGCCATCACGATCAGCAGGAAGGCGATCGAAGCGGCGGCTGACGACTCGGGCCACCTCGTGCACACAACCTCCCAGTTGGGGACCCTGGTGCTGCGCAGGTTCGAACGGTGCGGACACCGGGCGGACATCGAGGAGGCGGTGGCGGCGCTTTCCGCGACATTGCACCAGGGCGTACCGCATGACCTGCGGGTACAGGTCATGGACCGGCTCGCGCAAGCCCACATCCACCGATTCCCGGTTACCGGCGACCCGGCCGAGCTTTCCACCGCCGCCGAGCTGTGGTCTGGCGTCGCGGAGGACCTGGCCGCGCCCACCCGGCAGCGGCTGGCGGCGGCCAGGGGCTGGGCCAACATCGCGTATCTGGCAGGCCAGCCGACGGCTGTGGCGTACACACTGGCGGTAGATCTGCTCCCCCGCCTGGCCTGGCGTGGCCTGACCCGAGAACAACGTGAGTACCAACTCGAGGCGGGCGCCGGCCTTGCCGGCGAGGCTGCCGCGGCTCTGCTCCCAGGCGATCCGGGCGAGGCGCTGCGCCGGGCTGAGGCAGGGCGGGCGGTGCTCTGGTCGCAGACCCTGGAGACCCGGACCGACCTGGCCGCGCTCCGTGCTCGCTCACCAGAGGTCGCCGACCGGGTGGCCGCACTGATGGCCGCGCTCGGCTAGGTGGTGCGTCGAGAGTGGGGTGCGGCGTCAGCCGCTGGGGTGAGGGCGAGTGGGCAGCCAGGCCGTTCTCCCCGGGAGGGGCGCAGGGTGACCAGGCAGCCAGCTGGGCACATGAAGTTGTCTTTATCGGTCGGTGCCGAGGGCGGCTGCCGCGTCCTGGCGGTAGGTGCGCTGGCCGCGGA includes these proteins:
- a CDS encoding lipopolysaccharide assembly protein LapA domain-containing protein, with the protein product MFDDRHHTRIPSAHSTTSPPQAEVVAPAASPTGRVPRTRAGSTWSGICAAALLSVVLIVFIGQNSRSVQVNFLGMGGSLPLALALLIAAAGAAILVMVVGTVRIAQLRRLSSQRR
- a CDS encoding DUF5994 family protein, producing MKVTNVHAHTSIVSATPPSVPRLRLEPTGSRRTMLDGAWWPRSTDPIAELPGLVLAIDKIRGPVTRLVLAAGGWDNHPRRLSVQGRVLRLGYFTSQPLSLLTAICDRNERVDLLVVAPGTASGTADTAMILAATTTNRVQARHIVHAVSTPAARAAVDNAPEDAWETDGGRRAPAEHKVPEPAGRER
- a CDS encoding DUF4132 domain-containing protein, with translation MRRFVLPDEDTWALPEAWRRELRPRRGGPAVPGHGIPGDAVDRLRASLAGPDVVQAMQRVRDRAVIYDAELLTAGEAHLDGWRAPGGPDGEPDPRAAAAAALLTRPTIYAMGERLVHAWVSRFGLVFAVRAVGEMTRLVADGTLWAIDPAPEKTYERLWRGEDMHDLARVARVLRAQLATAPDSDYDQACRILSGYRSSPVGRIVTSYLVPTQTTWVEEDCAATAAGWPGAPDRSEEFSWGDHRHLSDLLLLAVGTLDQLALLSGALPGRFHGYKDHSVVGTVLDAVGPAAVVALLGDPFYRKLLRLHEDEWINRERLHPDAVRLLAEVPSDDAIRMVFREVVTLKPRPGLALKTKVLTRFPVRALRVLAELEAEESHPVFTGILGFHLLTEPRLLPAVAGSLPAAARARAEEIVATGGAGIGAAWAEVLDNHERWDRPDLDSADELKKAISTLAAIPTEEALGRIVDRVERRHFRPALLTAAKRDPRLALRVLAAKAADETVAELLRNHVLAYPQAVAETLPDLDDEARARVEAITGPVRLPPATTITPATAGGPATSTSPASNGPATSNSSVASGPATSSGAALVAGSAVTPQVLAGPPRRVDGRPMRAPSLPEWLVLPTLPIVTLREGGGPLSPDAVRNLCGLLAASKISAAHPGIAEVSTVCERATLAAFAWAIFEQWKAAQYPSRSNMAMVALAVLGDDDVVAPLVAHFAEWTGATMRVRTGMAVIAAIGTDTALTQLDRLARKAKSKGFRKFAAEHLDEVAAARGLRPEELADRIVPGLGLDADGRAVLDYGPRRFTVGFDEQFQPSVTDAQGKRLTRLPRPAATDDAELAAAAQRRFTELRKDLRTIAGERARALEEAMAMGRRWTGADFRRLFVDHPLHWQLTRRLVWAAFDGQGRVAATFRAAEDRTFADIDDKTWTLDPAAAVGVAHPWHFGADGAGWAEVFADYAIIQPFPQVGREVFTLGDLDVDAVVGSTVESRRIYALTARGWRFGHGHGSLLRDWPGDVTIELVFGPGYHWQEPDLPQSLTAISGELTALDPVGVSEVVRDVRSLLT
- a CDS encoding tetratricopeptide repeat protein; translation: MSVSLAVLWDRYLAYADRQDAEPVLDAQTRRDVKELLDAPMSVAEIFTVASVCWLRLQLLPPDRRQWDVTVALSAFASLAENDGDLVPRELVAWLNEMDGPHAVELDRLRALPPSADATPLQHAMIGEILLHDAVHDADQAALVRSAKHLTDAAMGVSPGHPAASAVHANAALAYATLYERYGAAGDGDAALGAARLAVEAAVTGEDQFIGRLRLGLVQQLRYDRTGHPADLAEAVEANLLALRAVPEGHPARGGLLSNLSVMTRLWFELDGQRDRLDQAISFGRAGAREAVGTADEPGALSNCGLALRLAFNVTQADEYLEEAIDRFRRVLEIAPLSTNLAGWTSNLCTSLIVRFQRHNEQADIEEAVSTARRALEASRPGHLHHAAILANLAGALASAGEDALDEAITISRKAIEAAADDSGHLVHTTSQLGTLVLRRFERCGHRADIEEAVAALSATLHQGVPHDLRVQVMDRLAQAHIHRFPVTGDPAELSTAAELWSGVAEDLAAPTRQRLAAARGWANIAYLAGQPTAVAYTLAVDLLPRLAWRGLTREQREYQLEAGAGLAGEAAAALLPGDPGEALRRAEAGRAVLWSQTLETRTDLAALRARSPEVADRVAALMAALG